The Pseudomonas sp. DG56-2 genome contains a region encoding:
- a CDS encoding PolC-type DNA polymerase III, with translation MERIAVIDFETTGISPGANCRATEVAVVMLERGRIVERYQSLMNAGLPVPSFVAALTGITTAMLRTAPPIARVMNEVAEFVGDTPMLAHNASFDQKFWAYELAQVGRPSSQRFACSMLLARRLMPAAPNHKLGTLTRWAGLPDTGTAHRAMADAEMAANLAQHLAGQLREQGVNAVSHQLFCSLQKIPAAKIAEALKTYR, from the coding sequence TTGGAACGTATTGCTGTCATCGACTTTGAAACCACCGGGATTTCACCCGGTGCCAATTGCCGCGCTACGGAGGTGGCAGTGGTCATGCTCGAGCGCGGGCGTATTGTCGAGCGCTACCAGAGCTTGATGAATGCAGGACTCCCGGTTCCGAGCTTTGTTGCCGCGCTGACAGGCATCACCACTGCCATGCTGCGCACCGCGCCACCCATTGCGCGGGTGATGAACGAAGTGGCCGAGTTTGTCGGTGACACCCCAATGCTTGCCCACAACGCCTCGTTCGACCAGAAGTTCTGGGCGTACGAACTGGCGCAAGTGGGTCGTCCCAGCAGCCAGCGCTTTGCCTGTTCCATGCTCCTGGCGCGCCGTTTGATGCCCGCAGCGCCTAACCACAAGCTTGGCACCTTGACCCGCTGGGCCGGGTTGCCGGATACCGGCACGGCGCACCGGGCCATGGCGGATGCGGAAATGGCTGCCAACCTGGCTCAGCATTTGGCCGGGCAGTTGCGTGAACAAGGGGTGAATGCCGTCTCCCACCAATTGTTCTGCAGCTTGCAGAAGATTCCGGCGGCGAAGATCGCTGAGGCGCTGAAAACCTACCGTTAG
- a CDS encoding Lrp/AsnC family transcriptional regulator, which yields MDKYDRMLLSALLENGRASFAELARKVNLSAPAVAERVAKLESSGVITGYQAKVDLEKIGLPIRCVIELRLASHGNQKTYEELTQIPQLTECHRVTGDPCVIMQAAVGSMPELEALIDRIAQFGFSKTSIILSSAADRRLPLGHLEHNGKKI from the coding sequence ATGGACAAGTACGATCGAATGCTCCTTAGCGCCTTGCTGGAAAATGGCCGCGCCTCCTTTGCAGAGCTCGCACGCAAGGTCAATCTGTCGGCCCCGGCGGTTGCCGAACGGGTCGCCAAACTGGAGAGCAGTGGCGTGATCACGGGTTATCAGGCCAAGGTGGATTTAGAGAAGATTGGCCTGCCGATCCGTTGCGTGATCGAGCTGCGTCTGGCCAGTCACGGCAATCAGAAGACATATGAGGAACTTACCCAGATTCCGCAACTGACCGAATGCCACCGGGTAACCGGCGACCCTTGCGTGATCATGCAGGCGGCCGTGGGCTCGATGCCGGAGCTTGAAGCATTGATCGACCGCATCGCGCAGTTCGGCTTCAGCAAGACCTCGATCATTCTTTCCAGTGCGGCAGATCGGCGTTTGCCGCTGGGCCATCTCGAGCACAACGGCAAAAAAATCTAA